One segment of Papaver somniferum cultivar HN1 unplaced genomic scaffold, ASM357369v1 unplaced-scaffold_137, whole genome shotgun sequence DNA contains the following:
- the LOC113334561 gene encoding uncharacterized protein LOC113334561, with amino-acid sequence MVIIKELEEIEFITNNEELEEYMMNNEELDEIDFITNNEEMEEYLMNNEELEEMEFSMNNEEMEEMDLNPCFPETITHVGESDVPTRNKKNLTNEQRLDIFHFLLKESKKGRPQKRSVPMAAQLFSTSESTVKRIWKRGKDCEAKKLPFDVSSRKPTRVRPKPKKVDFSKIMEIPLRRRTTIRSIAEALNMPKSTVHRYVKKGAIKKHTNAIKPAFTVDTKKARLEFCLGMLELIPYKDNMMTKPMYDVIHIDEKCSSSS; translated from the exons ATGGTGATAATCAAGGAGCTGGAGGAAATAGAGTTCATTACGAACAACGAAGAACTGGAGGAGTACATGATGAACAACGAGGAGCTGGATGAGATTGATTTCATCACAAACAACGAAGAAATGGAGGAGTACCTGATGAACAACGAAGAGCTGGAGGAGATGGAGTTCAGTATGAACAACGAAGAGATGGAGGAGATGGATTTAAACCCTTGTTTTCCAGAAACAATCACACATGTAGGAGAATCAGATGTTCCAACCAGAAATAAAAAGAATCTCACAAATGAACAACGTCTAGATATTTTCCATTTCTTATTGAAGGAGAGTAAGAAGGGACGACCGCAAAAACGCTCAGTCCCAATGGCAGCGCAACTATTTTCAACATCAGAATCTACAGTAAAACGTATATGGAAACGAGGAAAAGATTGTGAAGCAAAGAAATTACCTTTTGACGTGTCTTCACGAAAACCAACCAGAGTTCGTCCTAAACCCAAGAAGGTTGATTTCAGCAAGATAATGGAAATACCATTGCGAAGACGCACCACCATAAGATCCATTGCCGAAGCTTTGAACATGCCCAAGTCAACTGTCCATAGATACGTCAAGAAAGGAGCGATTAAAAAACACACGAACGCAATAAAACCAGCCTTCACAGTGGACACGAAGAAAGCACGGTTAGAATTCTGTTTGGGAATGCTTGAGCTTATCCCTTACAAGGATAATATGATGACCAAGCCCATGTATGATGTTATACACATAGATGAGAAGTG CAGTAGCTCGTCCTAG